A portion of the Fulvia fulva chromosome 1, complete sequence genome contains these proteins:
- a CDS encoding rRNA-processing protein efg1, with translation MATKRSAPDSSSNNDSRPHWKRPKHQGVFQPKNPENHGKNSFKKAHTVNDLKKTVRNITRLLEKSKDLPANIRVEKERQLQTATRDLQIAEKARKRSEMIGKYHKIRFFDRQKAERRLKKARKALKEAEGKNKEGLKRKVEECEIDVNYAHYAPLEWEYVSLFPTRRKKEGEEEEDKGVAGKEVEKQGDSAMWERVRRCMDEGTLGDLREGRLDGKGDDDEGEKVGTKLKSVKKAAKTQRKDDRSAMGKKVQVEEEQQNDDESGDESGGGFFE, from the coding sequence ATGGCCACCAAACGCAGCGCCCCCGACTCCTCCTCCAACAACGACTCCCGCCCCCATTGGAAACGCCCCAAACACCAAGGCGTCTTTCAACCCAAGAACCCCGAGAACCACGGCAAAAACTCCTTCAAAAAAGCCCACACCGTCAACGACTTGAAGAAGACAGTGCGCAACATCACTCGCCTACTGGAAAAGTCCAAAGATCTCCCTGCCAATATTCGCGTCGAGAAAGAGCGTCAACTCCAAACCGCAACTCGCGACCTTCAAATTGCCGAAAAGGCACGCAAGAGGAGTGAGATGATTGGGAAGTACCATAAGATACGATTCTTCGATCGACAGAAGGCGGAGAGACGGTTAAAAAAGGCGAGGAAGGCGCTGAAGGAAGCGGAGGGAAAGAATAAAGAGGGCTTGAAGAGGAAGGTGGAGGAGTGTGAGATTGACGTGAATTATGCGCACTATGCGCCGTTGGAGTGGGAGTATGTCTCCCTCTTCCCTACACGGAGGAAGAAGGAAGgagaggaagaggaggatAAGGGTGTTGCTGGGAAGGAAGTGGAGAAGCAGGGAGACTCTGCGATGTGGGAGAGGGTGAGGAGGTGTATGGACGAGGGGACGTTGGGGGATTTGAGGGAGGGGAGGTTGGATGGCAAGGGGGATGATGACGAGGGGGAGAAAGTAGGGACGAAGTTGAAGTCGGTCAAGAAGGCGGCGAAGACGCAAAGGAAAGATGACCGGTCTGCGATGGGCAAGAAGGTCCAGGTGGAAGAGGAGCAGCAGAACGATGATGAGAGTGGTGATGAGAGTGGTGGTGGTTTCTTCGAATGA